The Shewanella sp. NFH-SH190041 genome has a window encoding:
- a CDS encoding nickel-dependent hydrogenase large subunit, with protein MSKRVVIDPITRIEGHLRIEVELDQNNVVKKAWASSTLFRGLEIILKGRTPYDVGLLVQRICGVCTFSHYLCGTMAVENAIGAKVPLNAQYLRSLMLDSLHMHDHIVHFYILAGMDWIDVVSALSADPAKAAQVAMKYSATPMAAGEGELRAVQEKVKGLVASGKLGPFANAYWGNKTYKFSPEQNLIGLSHYLKALEVQRIAAETMAIWGGKNPHPQSIVVGGITSVRDMLSPARLQEFAQKTAHVKEFIERCYYPDLLMAAEAYKNENSVLGGANVRNFMATNELLLGENNHLFKQGIIRNGDLSKVEDVDPMKIEEDVAHAWYSAKGPQHPWNGTTIPDHTPFIERDTIYGKLPTVDEAGKYSWVKSPRYAGEPVEVGPLSAILVNYARGTKEVVEVVDEFLRQTGLPTEALFSTLGRTAARMLHCLINARNCDRTFNALVKNINSDETTYIQPSIDPDKEYKGFGMIEAPRGLLSHWIRIKGALVENYQAVVPTTWNAGPIDSNGKVGPYEASLVGLQISEPEKPLEVVRVIHSFDPCMACSVHVMDYKGKSLSEFRVDPSAL; from the coding sequence ATGAGTAAACGTGTCGTTATTGACCCAATCACCCGTATCGAGGGTCACCTGCGCATTGAGGTTGAACTGGATCAAAACAATGTGGTGAAGAAAGCCTGGGCATCTTCCACCCTGTTCCGTGGTCTGGAAATCATTCTGAAAGGCCGTACCCCTTATGATGTGGGTCTGCTGGTTCAACGTATTTGTGGTGTGTGTACTTTCTCCCACTACCTGTGCGGTACCATGGCCGTTGAAAACGCCATCGGCGCAAAAGTGCCACTGAACGCACAATACCTGCGTTCTTTGATGCTGGATTCCCTGCATATGCACGACCACATTGTGCATTTCTACATTCTGGCCGGAATGGACTGGATTGACGTGGTATCAGCCCTGAGTGCCGATCCTGCTAAAGCCGCACAAGTGGCGATGAAGTACTCAGCTACGCCAATGGCTGCCGGTGAAGGTGAGCTGCGCGCAGTACAGGAAAAAGTGAAAGGACTGGTTGCCAGCGGTAAACTGGGCCCATTCGCCAATGCATACTGGGGTAATAAGACTTACAAGTTCAGCCCTGAGCAGAACCTGATTGGTCTGAGCCACTATCTGAAGGCATTGGAAGTGCAGCGTATCGCTGCTGAAACCATGGCTATCTGGGGCGGTAAAAACCCTCACCCACAATCCATTGTGGTGGGTGGTATCACCTCTGTACGGGATATGCTGAGCCCTGCTCGTCTGCAAGAATTTGCACAGAAAACGGCCCATGTAAAAGAGTTTATTGAGCGTTGCTACTACCCAGATCTGTTGATGGCGGCTGAAGCCTACAAAAATGAAAACAGCGTACTGGGCGGCGCCAATGTGCGTAACTTTATGGCGACCAATGAACTGCTGTTGGGTGAAAATAATCACCTGTTCAAGCAAGGCATTATCCGCAATGGCGATCTGAGCAAGGTTGAAGACGTTGATCCTATGAAGATCGAAGAAGACGTTGCCCATGCTTGGTATAGCGCTAAAGGCCCACAACACCCATGGAATGGTACTACCATCCCTGACCACACGCCATTTATCGAGCGTGATACCATCTATGGCAAACTGCCAACTGTGGATGAAGCCGGTAAGTACTCTTGGGTGAAATCACCACGTTATGCCGGTGAACCTGTAGAAGTAGGCCCGCTATCTGCCATTTTGGTGAACTATGCCCGCGGCACTAAAGAAGTGGTTGAAGTGGTTGATGAGTTCCTGCGTCAAACCGGTCTGCCAACTGAGGCACTGTTCTCTACTCTGGGTCGTACCGCTGCCCGCATGCTGCACTGTCTGATCAATGCCCGCAACTGTGACCGTACCTTCAATGCCTTGGTGAAAAACATCAACTCTGATGAAACCACCTATATCCAGCCAAGTATCGATCCTGACAAGGAATACAAAGGCTTTGGCATGATTGAAGCGCCACGTGGTCTGCTGAGCCACTGGATCCGCATCAAGGGTGCGCTGGTTGAAAACTATCAGGCTGTGGTACCAACCACTTGGAACGCTGGTCCTATCGACAGCAACGGCAAAGTGGGTCCATATGAGGCATCACTGGTTGGTCTGCAGATTTCCGAGCCGGAAAAACCACTGGAAGTTGTGCGTGTGATCCACTCCTTCGACCCATGTATGGCCTGTTCTGTACATGTGATGGACTACAAGGGTAAATCACTGAGCGAGTTCCGTGTTGATCCCAGCGCTCTGTGA
- the hyaA gene encoding nickel-dependent hydrogenase small subunit: MDTHAALYELGKKRLESLRQLPARQSVSLREKLEQSGITRRDFMKWSAAMTAMLALPLPFSNLVAEAAELADRVPLIWLNLAECTGCSESLLRATTPDVSTLIFDYVSLEYQEVLMAAAGMQAEQNLEHAMKQYHGRYLLAVEGAVPTANNGSFLTIGPHAKTGMQLIKEAAAGAAAIISVGTCSSFGGVQAAAPNPTGAKGVQAVIDQPVINLGGCPPSETNITGTLMYYIMFGKLPALDMFNRPKWAYGARVHDNCERRGHFDAGEFVEVFGDQAAKDGYCLYKVGCKGPYTYNNCPTERFNSHTSWPVLAGHGCIGCSEPDFWDTMADFEKPLGRQLLHGLDATADTVGAVILGVTAVGIGAHAIGSIFAGTYEEK; encoded by the coding sequence ATGGATACACATGCTGCCCTTTATGAGCTGGGAAAAAAACGTCTGGAGAGCCTGCGTCAGCTACCAGCACGTCAGTCGGTTTCCCTGCGGGAAAAGCTGGAGCAAAGTGGCATTACCCGCCGCGACTTCATGAAATGGAGTGCGGCCATGACGGCCATGCTGGCCCTGCCACTGCCTTTCAGCAATCTGGTTGCCGAAGCCGCTGAGCTGGCTGACCGAGTTCCGCTAATCTGGCTCAACTTGGCCGAATGTACCGGTTGCAGTGAATCATTACTGCGTGCGACTACCCCAGATGTCAGCACGCTGATTTTTGATTATGTGTCATTGGAATATCAGGAAGTGTTGATGGCTGCTGCCGGCATGCAGGCAGAGCAGAATCTGGAACACGCCATGAAGCAATATCATGGTCGTTATCTGCTGGCAGTCGAAGGTGCGGTACCAACTGCCAACAATGGTTCATTCCTGACCATTGGCCCCCATGCCAAAACCGGCATGCAATTGATTAAAGAAGCCGCTGCCGGTGCCGCCGCGATTATCTCCGTGGGTACCTGTTCTTCCTTCGGCGGTGTGCAAGCTGCTGCGCCAAACCCAACGGGGGCTAAAGGCGTACAAGCTGTGATCGATCAGCCAGTGATCAACTTAGGTGGCTGTCCACCAAGCGAAACCAACATCACTGGTACCTTGATGTACTACATCATGTTCGGCAAGCTGCCAGCGCTGGATATGTTCAACCGGCCAAAATGGGCTTACGGTGCTCGGGTACACGACAACTGTGAACGCCGTGGTCACTTCGATGCCGGTGAGTTCGTAGAAGTCTTTGGCGATCAAGCCGCAAAAGATGGCTATTGCCTGTATAAAGTGGGCTGTAAAGGACCTTACACCTACAACAACTGCCCAACCGAGCGCTTCAACTCTCACACCAGCTGGCCAGTGCTGGCCGGTCACGGTTGTATCGGCTGTTCAGAACCAGACTTCTGGGACACCATGGCCGATTTCGAAAAACCACTAGGCCGTCAATTACTTCATGGCCTGGATGCTACCGCGGATACCGTGGGCGCCGTGATCTTAGGCGTAACCGCTGTGGGCATTGGTGCCCATGCCATCGGCAGCATTTTTGCAGGAACCTACGAGGAAAAATAA
- the nikR gene encoding nickel-responsive transcriptional regulator NikR, with product MNDETIRFTVSLPKSLLDEIDNDQQERGYQSRSEYIRDLFRDRIVDKKWNTSCEDVVGVLTLVFDHHQRGLTEKLVTIQHDALVHILCSTHVHIDHHHCLETIIIKGQACELNQLVNTISALKGVTLARLSRAGTV from the coding sequence ATGAATGACGAAACCATACGCTTTACCGTATCCCTGCCCAAGTCCTTGTTGGATGAAATTGACAATGATCAGCAGGAGCGCGGATACCAGTCACGCTCTGAATATATCCGGGATCTATTCCGCGACCGGATTGTCGATAAAAAATGGAATACCAGCTGTGAAGATGTGGTCGGTGTGTTAACACTCGTGTTTGATCACCACCAACGGGGATTAACAGAAAAATTAGTTACTATTCAACACGATGCTCTAGTTCACATCCTCTGTTCCACCCATGTTCATATTGATCACCACCACTGTTTAGAGACCATTATTATCAAGGGACAAGCCTGTGAATTAAACCAATTAGTCAATACCATTTCAGCACTGAAAGGGGTGACATTGGCCCGGCTAAGCCGAGCTGGCACCGTCTAA